The Piliocolobus tephrosceles isolate RC106 chromosome 4, ASM277652v3, whole genome shotgun sequence genome contains the following window.
GCACACTCTAGATGTGGCCTTGATTACTTGAGACCAAGTGTGTAGCAACTGGCCTTTCTATGGGAACACCGTCCTCTTTAGTAATACCCAGATATAGTATCAGGAAGGCACATGTCCTCCCAACCAGAGCAATCTCATCTACCCCCACACCTGCCTGCTGTAAGACCCCATGATGGCATGGCTTTTTCCCTACCAAGCGCAGGGGTAGAGAGAATGCCTCTCTAGTAGTGGTCTTCTTCACATGCATCCCCACTTTGGCTTTACTCCGaaattattgtccccattttgcagatgagtcCACTGAGACTGGGGTTCTGGGTGAACAAGCTGTAAAAACCCTACCCTCTGTGGGTATGACTGTGCCCCTGCCCCCAGGACATGCACCTGTCTGGCTGCAGTTTGCTGTCACTCCTGCAGGGTGGGTAAGCAGGCTAGGATTTTAAGGCTTTGCCTCCAGCAAGTTAGTGGCAAAGCTGGGCCCCAGGCTGATGGGTCAGGTATCACATTGTGCCTGGCAGTTGACAGCCCCTGCTAAAACTGCCTCTTGTCTTGGCAGGAAAAGGAGAAGGCCCAGTTGGCAGCAGAAGCTCTAAAGCAGGCGAATCGTGTTTCTGGAAGCCGGGAGCAAAGGCCTGCCAGGGAGAGGCTCTTGGAGTGGCCCGACCGGGAACTAGATCGGGTCAACAGCTTCCTGAGCAGCCGTCTGCAGGAGATCAAAAACACTGTCAAAGACTCCATCCGTGCCAGCTTCAGTGTGTGTGAGCTCAGCATGGACAGCAATGGCTTCTCTAAGGAGGGGGCTGCTGAACCCGAGCCTCAGAGTCTGCCCCCATCAAACCTCAGTGGCTCCTCAGAGCAGCAGCCTGACATCAACCTTGACCTGTCCCCTTTGACTTTGGGCTCCCCTCAGAACCACACGTTACAAGCTCCAGGCGAGCCAGCCCCACCATGGGCAGAAATGAGAGGCCCCCACCCACCATGGACAGAGGTGAGGGGGCCCCCTCCCGGTATCGCTCCCGAGAACGGGCTCGTGAGGAGACTCAACACCGTGCCCAACCTGTCCCGGGTGATCTGGGTCAAGACACCCAAGCCGGGCTACCCCAGCTCCAAGGAGCCAAGCTCAAAGGAAGTTCCCAGTTGCAAGCAGGAGCTGCCTGAGCCTGTGTCCTCAGGTGGGAAGCCGCGGAAGGGCAAGAGGCAGGGCAGTCAGGCCAAGAAGAGCGAGGCAAGCCCAGCCCCCCGGCCCCCAGCCAGCCTAGAGGTTCCCAGTGCCAAGGGCCAGGTTGCTGGCCCCAAGCAGCCAGGCAAGGTCCTAGAGCCTCCCAAAGTAGGCAGCTGTTCCGAGGCTGGAGAGGGGAGCCGGGGGAGCCGGCCAGGACCAGGTTGGGCTGGCAGCCCCAAAACTGAGAAGGAGAAGGGCAGCTCCTGGCGAAACTGGCCAGGCGAGGCCAAGGCACGGCCTCAGGAGCAGGAGTCTGTGCAGCCCCCAGGCCCAGCAAGGCCACAGAGCTTGCCCCAGGGCAAGGGCCGCAGCCGCCGGAGCCGCAACAAGCAGGAGAAGCCAGCCTCCTCCTTGGGTGAGTGCACCAGGAACCGAGCGGCTGACCCCTACCCCAGCCAGGCCACGGGGTGGAGGGGCAGCCTTTGTGTATAGGCAGTGCTGCCCCCAGAGCATAACCCCAGAGGCCTGGCCATGGGCACTGAGCCCTCCTGGCTGTGTCTTCCTAGACGATGTGTTCCTGCCCAAGGACATGGACGGGGTGGAGATGGATGAGACTGACCGAGAGGTGGAGTACTTTAAGAGGTAGGTGTGGGCTGCCTGCTCTCCCACTTGTGGAGGACTCCAGGTCCTGCCCACACTCAAGCCCCGTGTTGTGCCTCAAGCCTCAAAAAGGCCTGCTCCCTTGGCCCTGACCCCTTGGGGAGGCTCACCGCACCCCCCCCAGGCCCTCTCCCACCAGCCTGCCTGCTGAAAATCCATGGAGCAACTGGGCAGGATGGCACATCTAGGAATGTGCAAGAGAGACAGGAGGAGGCATGTCAGGCCCCCAGAACCAGGGCTTTTTCCAGCTATGTTCACTTTATGTCTTCACTTGAACATTCTCTGCTTTGCCTGGGCTGAGGTCAGTGAAGCAGTCTGGACCAGGAGTCTAGATGGCCATGAACATGCAGCCTACTGATACATGGCATAGGGTTGGGGAGGATGGAAGGGGTGGGGGCTGGCCAGGAGGCTTTCCCAGGAGAGGTGGTAACCAAGTTGAAACCTGAAGAGTAAGAATGAGTTGGCCAGACAAGATGAAAAGGTATTCAtgccaagggaggcagtgagtaCAGAAGATTAGGGTGAAAGAAACACAGCATACAGTCACCCTCCATATCTGTAAtcgaaaatattcaggaaaaaaaaaaaaaagcaatacattactaaataatgcaaaatttttaaaaattagtatttttggCCAGgtattctagcactttgggaggccgaggcaggcagatcacctgagggcagaagttcaagcctggccaacttggtgaaaccctgtctttactgaaaatacaaaaattaggcaggcatggtggcacgtgtctgtaatcccagctactcaggaggctgaggcaggagaatcgcgggaacctgggaggcagaggctgcagcgagctgagattgggccacagggcgagactttgtctcaaaaaaatatgtatttttacaggcgttggctcatgcctgtaatctcagcactttgggaggccaaggggggcagatcacttgaggtacttgaggtcaggagttcgagaccagcctggccaacatggtgaaaccctgtctctaataaaaatccaaaaattagccaggcatggtggcagtgcctgtaatcccagctacttgggaagctgaggcaagagaatcgcttgaacctgggagtcagaggttgcagtgagccaagattgttccattgcacttcagcctgggtaacagagtaagactctgtctcaaaaataaataaaaataaaaatataactacatagcatttacattgtattaggtattttaagtaatctagagatgatttaaagtatatgggaaggccaggcacagtggctcctgcctgtaatcccagcatttccgaaggccaaggtgggaggatcgcttgacctcagaagttcaagaccagcctgggcaatatagtgagaccctatctcttattaaaaaataataataataataaaagtatatggGAAGAGCCGTGCAGGTTATATGCAAGTACTATACCAttttttatataagggacttgtgCATCTGCAGATTTCGATATCTGGGTAACTAATCCCCAGCAGATTCAGAGGGACGACTGTACTTAAGGGAATGATGGAAGCCAGCCCAGCAGAGCTAGAGAGTCAAATACCAGATGAGGAAGGAAGTAGAATCCCAAGGCAGTTTCACTGTCTTCATACGTTGTCCCCTGGACCCAGTCCAGAAGCCACCAAGCCAGCAAAGCTCCTATGCCTGCTTAACACTAACATCTGAGAGCCAAAGAGGTTGTGTAGAGAACCTGGTTTCTTAGTGATGGGGACATGGTACCTTAGGAGTCCAGTGAGGAAGAGAAGGAACCTCTGACTGTGCTTCTCCTGTGTCCCCCAAACCCAACAGGTTCTGTTTGGATTCTGCAAAGCAGACTCGTCAGAAAGTTGCTGTGAACTGGACCAACTTCAGCCTCAAGAAAACCACTCCCAGCACAGCTCAGTGAGGTACAGAGACCCCAAGAGTTACATCCACTGCCTCTCCCTGTGCTTGGCCACACTCTATACCCCCGCCAGACCATTCTGTGCTCTGGGGCATAGGGAGTTGGGCTTTGGGCGTGGGAGCCCTGGCCTGTCTGCACCTCCACAGCAATGGCACAGTTGGCTACAGCCTCCAAAGATCTAGGCCCCATCTCCTCCTACAGCCACTCACCTGTAGGCCTCTGTTCTCCTATTACTCCTCCCTGGGCCTTCCTGCCCATACTCCTGAAGGTCCCCTTCCTGGACTGGCATCTCCTAGGGCATCACCAGCAGGGTCTTACCAGCTGCTTTCAAAAGTGCCCAGATAGCCATCAGACCCATGGGGGCTGTCCTCACCCCTGATGTTATCGGTCCTTGTGCCAAGTCCCATTT
Protein-coding sequences here:
- the FAM193B gene encoding protein FAM193B isoform X5; this translates as MPKLVKNLLGEMPLWVCQSCRKSMEEDERQTGREHAVAISLSHTSCKSQSCGDDSHSSSSSSSSSSSSSSSSCPGNSGDWDPSSFLSAHKLSGLWNSAHSSEAMPGSSLGSPPTIPGEAFPISEHHQHSDLTAPPNSPTGHHPQPASLIPSHPSSFGSPPHPHLLPTTPAAPFPAQASECPVAAATAPHTPGPCQSSHLPSTSMPLLKMPPPFSGCSHPCSGHCGEHCSGPLLPPPSSQPPPSTHRDPGCKGHKFAHSGLACQLPQPCEADEGLGEEEDSSSERSSCTSSSTHQRDGKFCDCCYCEFFGHNAPPAAPTSRNYTEIREKLRSRLTRRKEELPMKGGALGGIPGEPAVDHRDVDELLEFINSTEPKVPNSARAAKRARHKLKKKTHSNTTALGSTLAWLSLSTAQEKHGLACCLTASMVDESTETGVLGEQAVKTLPSVGMTVPLPPGHAPVWLQFAVTPAGWEKEKAQLAAEALKQANRVSGSREQRPARERLLEWPDRELDRVNSFLSSRLQEIKNTVKDSIRASFSVCELSMDSNGFSKEGAAEPEPQSLPPSNLSGSSEQQPDINLDLSPLTLGSPQNHTLQAPGEPAPPWAEMRGPHPPWTEVRGPPPGIAPENGLVRRLNTVPNLSRVIWVKTPKPGYPSSKEPSSKEVPSCKQELPEPVSSGGKPRKGKRQGSQAKKSEASPAPRPPASLEVPSAKGQVAGPKQPGKVLEPPKVGSCSEAGEGSRGSRPGPGWAGSPKTEKEKGSSWRNWPGEAKARPQEQESVQPPGPARPQSLPQGKGRSRRSRNKQEKPASSLDDVFLPKDMDGVEMDETDREVEYFKRFCLDSAKQTRQKVAVNWTNFSLKKTTPSTAQ
- the FAM193B gene encoding protein FAM193B isoform X8; this encodes MKGGALGGIPGEPAVDHRDVDELLEFINSTEPKVPNSARAAKRARHKLKKKEKEKAQLAAEALKQANRVSGSREQRPARERLLEWPDRELDRVNSFLSSRLQEIKNTVKDSIRASFSVCELSMDSNGFSKEGAAEPEPQSLPPSNLSGSSEQQPDINLDLSPLTLGSPQNHTLQAPGEPAPPWAEMRGPHPPWTEVRGPPPGIAPENGLVRRLNTVPNLSRVIWVKTPKPGYPSSKEPSSKEVPSCKQELPEPVSSGGKPRKGKRQGSQAKKSEASPAPRPPASLEVPSAKGQVAGPKQPGKVLEPPKVGSCSEAGEGSRGSRPGPGWAGSPKTEKEKGSSWRNWPGEAKARPQEQESVQPPGPARPQSLPQGKGRSRRSRNKQEKPASSLDDVFLPKDMDGVEMDETDREVEYFKRFCLDSAKQTRQKVAVNWTNFSLKKTTPSTAQ
- the FAM193B gene encoding protein FAM193B isoform X7 — encoded protein: MPKLVKNLLGEMPLWVCQSCRKSMEEDERQTGREHAVAISLSHTSCKSQSCGDDSHSSSSSSSSSSSSSSSSCPGNSGDWDPSSFLSAHKLSGLWNSAHSSEAMPGSSLGSPPTIPGEAFPISEHHQHSDLTAPPNSPTGHHPQPASLIPSHPSSFGSPPHPHLLPTTPAAPFPAQASECPVAAATAPHTPGPCQSSHLPSTSMPLLKMPPPFSGCSHPCSGHCGEHCSGPLLPPPSSQPPPSTHRDPGCKGHKFAHSGLACQLPQPCEADEGLGEEEDSSSERSSCTSSSTHQRDGKFCDCCYCEFFGHNAPPAAPTSRNYTEIREKLRSRLTRRKEELPMKGGALGGIPGEPAVDHRDVDELLEFINSTEPKVPNSARAAKRARHKLKKKEKEKAQLAAEALKQANRVSGSREQRPARERLLEWPDRELDRVNSFLSSRLQEIKNTVKDSIRASFSVCELSMDSNGFSKEGAAEPEPQSLPPSNLSGSSEQQPDINLDLSPLTLGSPQNHTLQAPGEPAPPWAEMRGPHPPWTEVRGPPPGIAPENGLVRRLNTVPNLSRVIWVKTPKPGYPSSKEPSSKEVPSCKQELPEPVSSGGKPRKGKRQGSQAKKSEASPAPRPPASLEVPSAKGQVAGPKQPGKVLEPPKVGSCSEAGEGSRGSRPGPGWAGSPKTEKEKGSSWRNWPGEAKARPQEQESVQPPGPARPQSLPQGKGRSRRSRNKQEKPASSLDDVFLPKDMDGVEMDETDREVEYFKRFCLDSAKQTRQKVAVNWTNFSLKKTTPSTAQ